Proteins encoded by one window of Burkholderia plantarii:
- a CDS encoding DoxX family protein has protein sequence MSAPRMPSRPLSGGLPELVRRARLAVEWFAQPWLAQLALRLALAVPFWKSGVLKWSGVFQLSDTAIQLFTSEFQLHLPGGPYPFPMPALFAFLSGCGEVGFPVLLVLGLGTRFAAIGLLLMTCVVELTVPDGWPVHLTWAAMALGIAAWGPGRISLDSLLGDRSPRA, from the coding sequence ATGTCAGCCCCTCGCATGCCTTCCCGGCCGCTGTCCGGCGGCCTCCCCGAACTGGTCCGCCGCGCGCGGCTGGCCGTCGAATGGTTCGCGCAGCCGTGGCTCGCGCAACTCGCGCTGCGGCTCGCGCTCGCGGTGCCGTTCTGGAAATCGGGCGTGCTCAAATGGAGCGGCGTCTTCCAGTTGAGCGACACGGCGATCCAGCTGTTCACGAGCGAGTTCCAGCTGCACCTGCCCGGCGGCCCCTACCCGTTCCCGATGCCGGCGCTGTTCGCGTTCCTGTCGGGCTGCGGCGAGGTGGGGTTTCCGGTGCTGCTGGTGCTCGGCCTCGGCACGCGGTTCGCCGCGATCGGCCTGCTGCTGATGACCTGCGTGGTGGAGCTGACGGTGCCCGACGGCTGGCCGGTCCATCTGACCTGGGCCGCGATGGCGCTCGGCATCGCCGCCTGGGGGCCGGGCCGGATCTCGCTCGACAGCCTGCTCGGCGATCGCTCGCCGCGCGCGTGA
- a CDS encoding response regulator transcription factor: MTRILTIEPDAPLARRIAASLAREALTVEHAATAREALHHVTGGDYALVTVTHDIADIDGPTLVAAMRATGVALPILALDPDGSIERCVRMLKAGADDYQPFPLDFDELGARVHALLRRRDRPPAASTPEAAAQLRAPGIMLDRIRRIACVDATLVMLRPTEFRLLEFLMLNPDRVVTRRMILEAVWQHHFDPGTNLIEVHVKQLRKKIHDPAGRRFIRTVRRAGYYFSGEAAPDPREDEAPRLHTEQAIQGVAAR; the protein is encoded by the coding sequence ATGACCCGCATCCTCACGATCGAACCCGACGCACCGCTCGCGCGCCGGATCGCCGCCTCGCTGGCGCGCGAGGCCCTGACGGTCGAGCATGCGGCCACGGCGCGCGAGGCGCTCCATCACGTGACGGGCGGCGACTACGCGCTCGTGACCGTGACCCATGACATCGCCGACATCGACGGCCCGACGCTCGTCGCGGCGATGCGCGCGACCGGCGTGGCGCTGCCGATCCTCGCGCTCGATCCGGACGGCAGCATCGAGCGCTGCGTGCGCATGCTGAAGGCCGGCGCCGACGACTATCAGCCGTTCCCGCTCGACTTCGACGAACTGGGCGCGCGCGTTCATGCGCTGCTGCGCCGTCGCGACCGGCCGCCGGCCGCGAGCACGCCCGAGGCCGCCGCGCAACTGCGGGCGCCGGGCATCATGCTGGACCGGATTCGCCGCATCGCATGCGTCGACGCGACGCTCGTGATGCTGCGCCCGACCGAGTTCCGCCTGCTCGAATTCCTGATGCTCAATCCTGATCGCGTCGTCACGCGGCGGATGATCCTCGAGGCGGTCTGGCAGCATCACTTCGATCCCGGCACGAACCTGATCGAAGTCCACGTCAAGCAGTTGCGCAAGAAGATTCACGACCCGGCGGGCAGGCGCTTCATTCGCACCGTGCGCCGCGCCGGCTATTACTTCTCGGGCGAGGCGGCGCCGGATCCACGCGAAGACGAGGCGCCGCGCCTGCATACTGAACAGGCGATACAGGGCGTAGCCGCGCGATGA
- a CDS encoding DUF1109 domain-containing protein, which translates to MKTRDLVTRLAADLRPVEPGAVARRIERALLTGFAGSVALLVGLYGIRSDMPEVILTTRFWARLAFPLSLIVAAMKLTERLGRPGAPVRMAWIAAALPVLTMLLAGGGVLLATPPGYRLQLMLGTSGWLAAANLVLLSLPPLAAAMHALKGLAPTRLALAGAGAGLLAGAQGLLVFSLYGADVSLSFWGIWYALAIVLTTAIGAALAPGYLRW; encoded by the coding sequence ATGAAGACGCGCGATCTCGTCACGCGGCTCGCGGCCGACCTGCGGCCGGTCGAGCCCGGTGCCGTCGCGCGCCGCATCGAGCGCGCGCTGCTGACCGGCTTCGCCGGCAGCGTCGCGCTGCTGGTCGGGCTGTACGGCATCCGCAGCGACATGCCGGAGGTGATCCTGACCACGCGGTTCTGGGCGCGTCTCGCGTTCCCGCTCAGCCTCATCGTCGCGGCGATGAAGCTGACCGAGCGGCTCGGGCGGCCCGGCGCGCCGGTGCGCATGGCATGGATCGCGGCGGCGCTGCCGGTGTTGACGATGCTGCTGGCGGGCGGCGGCGTGCTGCTCGCCACGCCGCCCGGCTACCGGCTGCAGCTGATGCTCGGCACGAGCGGGTGGCTGGCCGCCGCGAACCTCGTGCTGCTCTCGCTGCCGCCGCTGGCGGCGGCGATGCACGCGCTCAAGGGGCTCGCGCCGACGCGCCTCGCGCTGGCCGGCGCGGGCGCGGGCCTGCTGGCCGGCGCCCAGGGGCTGCTGGTGTTTTCGCTGTACGGCGCCGACGTGTCGCTGTCGTTCTGGGGAATCTGGTACGCGCTGGCGATCGTGCTGACGACCGCGATCGGCGCGGCGCTCGCGCCCGGCTATCTCAGGTGGTGA
- a CDS encoding VOC family protein has product MQRSQPAAQSASSTQAAQGETAHGETTPVAPGLDYRAIDHIALAVVDLEAAVQLFTHVLGFRLMARRHIQGRKTGMRSAELESGGGLKFVLCQGTEPESQVSRLVSEFGPGVAHIALEVDDVAQTVDELRRRGMGFDTSVIEGPGLTQSFTSRDRNTGLSFEIIKRNGEHGFVDDNIQSLFDQLEKSDAY; this is encoded by the coding sequence ATGCAAAGGTCGCAACCCGCGGCGCAATCGGCTTCATCCACGCAGGCGGCGCAGGGCGAGACGGCCCACGGCGAAACGACGCCGGTTGCGCCGGGCCTGGACTACCGCGCGATCGACCACATCGCGCTGGCGGTGGTCGATCTGGAGGCCGCGGTGCAACTGTTCACCCACGTGCTCGGCTTCCGGCTGATGGCGCGGCGCCATATCCAGGGCAGGAAAACGGGCATGCGCTCGGCCGAACTCGAATCGGGCGGCGGCCTGAAATTCGTGCTGTGCCAGGGCACCGAGCCCGAATCGCAGGTCTCGCGCCTCGTCAGCGAGTTTGGCCCCGGCGTCGCGCACATCGCGCTCGAAGTGGACGACGTCGCGCAGACCGTGGACGAGCTGCGCCGGCGCGGCATGGGCTTCGACACCTCGGTGATCGAGGGGCCGGGCCTCACGCAATCGTTCACCTCGCGCGACCGCAACACCGGCCTCAGCTTCGAGATCATCAAGCGCAACGGCGAGCACGGTTTCGTCGACGACAACATCCAGTCGCTGTTCGATCAACTGGAAAAATCGGACGCCTACTGA
- a CDS encoding alpha-hydroxy-acid oxidizing protein → MPPPINVDDFRTLARRRLPRRVFDYLDGGAEDESGLRRNRAAFERLAFVPRRLADVSTRELATTLLGTRIAAPFVIAPTGLNGLIHPDGDLALARAAQRAGIPFALSTASNVSLERLAGEAGGELWFQLYVMHRELADSLVQRAARAGYRTLVITVDVPLNGKRERDLRNGFALPLRYTPGVLLDGLLHPRWSCALLRGGGVPTLANVGADDNASIEVKTALLRRQMDASFNWNDLRRLRERWPHRLLVKGILDAGDALACLEVGADGVILSNHGARQLDDAVAPLDMLAAARHACGAHGTLLVDSGIRRGSDVVKALALGANAVMLGRATLYGLAAAGEAGVTRVLEILRDEVDRTLAMLGCRNVAELSASHLVPAAPAGDGI, encoded by the coding sequence ATGCCTCCTCCGATCAACGTCGACGATTTCCGTACGCTGGCGCGCCGCCGGCTGCCGCGCCGCGTGTTCGACTATCTGGACGGCGGCGCCGAGGACGAGAGCGGGCTGCGCCGCAATCGCGCCGCGTTCGAGCGACTCGCGTTCGTGCCGCGGCGGCTCGCCGATGTCAGCACGCGCGAGCTCGCCACCACGCTGCTCGGCACGCGCATCGCGGCGCCGTTCGTGATCGCGCCCACCGGGCTCAACGGCCTGATCCACCCCGACGGCGACCTCGCGCTGGCCCGCGCCGCGCAGCGCGCCGGCATTCCGTTCGCGCTGTCCACGGCCTCGAACGTCTCGCTCGAACGGCTCGCGGGCGAAGCGGGCGGCGAGCTGTGGTTCCAGCTCTACGTGATGCATCGCGAACTGGCCGACAGCCTCGTGCAGCGCGCCGCGCGCGCCGGCTATCGCACGCTGGTGATAACGGTGGACGTGCCGCTCAACGGCAAGCGCGAGCGCGACCTGCGCAACGGCTTCGCGCTGCCGCTGCGCTACACGCCGGGCGTGCTGCTCGACGGGCTCCTGCATCCGCGCTGGTCGTGCGCGCTGTTGCGCGGCGGCGGCGTGCCGACGCTCGCCAACGTGGGCGCCGACGACAACGCGAGCATCGAGGTGAAGACGGCGCTGCTGCGCCGCCAGATGGACGCGAGCTTCAACTGGAACGACCTGCGCAGGCTGCGCGAGCGCTGGCCGCACCGGCTGCTCGTGAAGGGCATCCTCGACGCCGGGGACGCGCTGGCCTGCCTCGAGGTGGGCGCCGACGGCGTGATCCTCTCGAACCACGGCGCGCGCCAGCTCGACGACGCGGTTGCCCCGCTCGACATGCTGGCCGCCGCGCGCCATGCCTGCGGGGCGCACGGCACGCTGCTGGTGGATAGCGGCATCCGCCGCGGCTCCGACGTGGTGAAGGCGCTCGCGCTCGGCGCGAACGCGGTGATGCTCGGGCGCGCGACGCTCTACGGGCTCGCCGCGGCCGGCGAGGCGGGCGTGACGCGCGTGCTCGAGATCCTGCGCGACGAGGTCGATCGCACGCTGGCGATGCTTGGCTGCCGCAACGTGGCCGAGCTGTCGGCCTCGCACCTGGTGCCGGCCGCGCCGGCCGGCGACGGTATCTGA
- a CDS encoding DNA-binding domain-containing protein codes for MSVEIDSDHYASAFSSGLVNPELAAPPGVVAHGGKGVVTRYNVYRNNVTVSLIDALAAIYPAVQRITGVEFFRAMARFHLRETPPVSPLLFEYGRAFPEFIARYEYAREMPWLADTARIERAWLDAYHAADLPVLAADAFASIAPEVLADVTFTAHPATRIVRSPYPAVAIFAMNKQDGPVEPLVRGDAEDALVTRPDLDVIVSRLAPGGAAFLTALIDGAPLGEAVAIALDATPSFDLPANLAAMIDTGVFSAVHLGD; via the coding sequence ATGTCAGTTGAGATTGATTCGGATCACTATGCATCGGCGTTCTCTTCCGGCCTCGTGAATCCCGAACTGGCCGCGCCGCCCGGGGTCGTCGCGCACGGCGGCAAGGGCGTCGTGACGCGCTACAACGTCTATCGCAACAACGTCACGGTCAGCCTGATCGACGCGCTGGCCGCGATCTACCCGGCCGTGCAGCGCATCACCGGCGTGGAATTCTTCCGCGCGATGGCGCGCTTCCATCTGCGCGAGACGCCGCCCGTCTCGCCGCTGCTGTTCGAATACGGCCGTGCGTTCCCCGAGTTCATCGCGCGCTACGAGTACGCGCGCGAGATGCCGTGGCTCGCCGACACGGCACGCATCGAGCGCGCCTGGCTCGACGCCTATCACGCGGCCGACCTGCCGGTGCTCGCGGCCGACGCGTTCGCGTCGATCGCGCCCGAGGTGCTGGCCGACGTCACGTTCACCGCGCACCCGGCCACGCGGATCGTGCGCTCGCCGTACCCGGCCGTCGCGATCTTCGCGATGAACAAGCAGGACGGCCCGGTCGAGCCGCTCGTCCGCGGCGACGCCGAGGACGCGCTCGTCACGCGGCCCGATCTCGACGTGATCGTCTCGCGCCTCGCGCCCGGCGGCGCCGCGTTCCTCACCGCCCTGATCGACGGCGCCCCGCTCGGCGAGGCCGTCGCGATCGCGCTCGATGCCACCCCCTCGTTCGATCTGCCGGCCAATCTCGCCGCGATGATCGACACCGGCGTGTTCAGCGCCGTTCACCTCGGAGACTGA
- a CDS encoding TDT family transporter, translating to MTSPTLARSRRRRRPAWLENVRQFTPNWFAVTMGTGVVCLVLNALPGASPLKTLLAGWLWRLDIVLYALFAAMFVGRLVLFGDTVRPLLHHPLQSMFLGAIPMGLAPIVNGIVLFAGAHDGNAATSVALALWAFDALLSIMVAIGVPYLAFTVQEHSVERLTAALLLPIVAPEVAAASAALLAPHLPAASAQVVVGVGYLLWAISVPLAFSILTIVLFRLVIHKLPHRELGVTSWLTLGPIGTGALGLITLGEAAARAFAGTALQPAALLARDFGVFGALLLWGAGLWWLACAALFMWRYRREGLPFNLGWWGFTFPIGVYTLATFNLARVTGFGTFTEAGVVFASLLGMLWLLVLGRTLHGFTVGRMFQAPCLATRHG from the coding sequence ATGACCTCCCCCACCCTCGCCCGCTCCCGCCGTCGCCGCCGGCCGGCCTGGCTCGAAAACGTCCGCCAGTTCACGCCGAACTGGTTCGCGGTCACGATGGGCACCGGCGTCGTCTGCCTGGTGCTCAACGCGCTGCCCGGTGCGTCACCGCTCAAGACGCTGCTGGCCGGCTGGCTCTGGCGCCTCGACATCGTGCTCTACGCGCTGTTCGCGGCGATGTTCGTCGGCCGCCTCGTGCTGTTCGGCGACACGGTGCGGCCGCTGCTGCACCACCCGCTGCAGTCGATGTTCCTCGGCGCGATCCCGATGGGACTCGCGCCGATCGTCAACGGCATCGTGCTGTTCGCCGGCGCGCACGACGGCAACGCGGCGACGTCGGTCGCGCTCGCGCTGTGGGCGTTCGATGCGCTGCTGTCGATCATGGTCGCGATCGGCGTGCCGTATCTGGCATTCACGGTGCAGGAACACAGTGTCGAGCGCCTGACCGCCGCGCTGCTGCTGCCGATCGTGGCGCCCGAGGTGGCCGCGGCCAGCGCCGCGCTGCTCGCCCCGCATCTGCCGGCGGCCAGCGCACAGGTGGTGGTCGGTGTCGGCTATCTGCTGTGGGCGATCTCGGTGCCGCTCGCGTTCTCGATCCTGACGATCGTGCTGTTCCGGCTGGTGATCCACAAGCTGCCGCATCGCGAACTCGGCGTGACGAGCTGGCTCACGCTCGGCCCGATCGGCACCGGCGCGCTCGGCCTGATCACGCTCGGCGAGGCCGCCGCGCGCGCGTTCGCCGGCACCGCGCTGCAGCCGGCCGCGCTGCTCGCCCGCGATTTCGGCGTGTTCGGCGCGCTGCTGCTGTGGGGCGCGGGCCTCTGGTGGCTCGCCTGCGCGGCGCTGTTCATGTGGCGCTATCGCCGCGAGGGGCTGCCGTTCAATCTCGGCTGGTGGGGCTTCACGTTTCCGATCGGCGTCTACACGCTGGCCACGTTCAACCTCGCGCGCGTGACGGGGTTCGGCACGTTCACCGAGGCCGGCGTCGTGTTCGCGAGCCTGCTCGGCATGCTCTGGCTGCTGGTGCTGGGCCGCACGCTGCACGGCTTCACGGTCGGGCGCATGTTCCAGGCGCCGTGCCTCGCCACGCGGCACGGTTGA
- a CDS encoding LysR family transcriptional regulator, translating to MNFTHLLAFHEVARAGSVSAGAARLRVSQPAVTREIRELEARLGLVLFDRLPRGVALTEAGRLLFDHAARIFALADAAEAELAELAGLAAGHLRLGASGTLGVYLLPELIARFSARHPRVAVDLTVANTERVEAGLRDMHLALGFVEGPFDAALLNARPIGADDIAVIASARHPLAGRRLDPAELAARAVILREPGSGTRAIVEDAYARHGLRIEPRMSISDTEAIKRMLVAQPALAYLSMLSVRDEIARGELVAVEVAGLRITRALHLVWPKGRSLSPSAQALVDLVALAGAPAS from the coding sequence ATGAATTTCACGCACCTGTTGGCTTTCCACGAAGTCGCTCGCGCCGGCAGCGTGAGCGCCGGCGCCGCGCGGCTGCGCGTGAGCCAGCCGGCCGTCACGCGCGAGATCCGCGAGCTGGAGGCGCGGCTCGGCCTCGTGCTGTTCGACCGGCTGCCGCGCGGCGTCGCGCTGACCGAGGCGGGGCGCCTGCTGTTCGACCATGCCGCGCGGATCTTCGCGCTCGCCGACGCGGCCGAGGCCGAGCTGGCCGAACTGGCCGGCCTCGCGGCCGGGCACCTGCGGCTCGGCGCGAGCGGCACGCTCGGCGTCTATCTGCTGCCGGAGCTGATCGCGCGCTTCAGCGCGCGGCATCCGCGCGTGGCGGTGGACCTGACCGTCGCCAACACCGAGCGCGTCGAGGCCGGCCTGCGCGACATGCATCTCGCGCTCGGCTTCGTCGAGGGGCCGTTCGACGCCGCGCTGCTGAACGCGCGGCCGATCGGCGCCGACGACATCGCCGTGATCGCCTCCGCGCGCCATCCGCTCGCGGGCCGGCGGCTCGACCCGGCCGAGCTGGCCGCGCGCGCCGTGATCCTGCGCGAGCCGGGCTCGGGCACGCGCGCGATCGTCGAGGACGCCTACGCGCGACACGGGCTGCGCATCGAGCCGCGCATGTCGATCAGCGATACCGAGGCGATCAAGCGGATGCTGGTGGCGCAGCCGGCGCTCGCCTACCTGTCGATGCTGAGCGTGCGTGACGAGATCGCGCGCGGCGAGCTGGTGGCCGTCGAGGTCGCGGGCCTGCGCATCACGCGCGCGCTGCACCTGGTCTGGCCGAAGGGCCGCTCGCTGTCGCCGAGCGCGCAGGCACTGGTGGATCTGGTGGCGCTGGCCGGGGCGCCTGCATCGTAG
- a CDS encoding DUF692 domain-containing protein, protein MAHTIVSPAGHDPGRLQPAIPHGLLAGTSFKPQHLAEILDDGLAGGFFEVHAENYMGAGGPPHRSLTAIREAYPLSVHGVCLSIGGPAPLDRDHLARFARLVARYQPALVSEHLAWSTHDGAYFNDLLPLPYTKATLDRVCEHVDQVQTAIGRTLLLENPSTYVAFEASTMSETEFIAAIARRTGCGLLLDINNVFVSATNHGESAPRYLAAFPLDRVGEIHLAGHTAQHDDEGAPLLIDSHDRAVADAVWQLYDDVLARTGPLPTLIEWDSALPDWPTLRGEALEARRRLSAAARARTSARTQTPAEAPDHVS, encoded by the coding sequence ATGGCACACACCATCGTCAGCCCGGCAGGCCACGATCCCGGTCGTCTCCAGCCGGCCATCCCGCACGGCCTGCTGGCCGGCACCAGCTTCAAGCCACAGCACCTCGCCGAGATCCTCGACGACGGCCTTGCCGGCGGTTTCTTCGAAGTCCACGCGGAAAACTACATGGGCGCGGGCGGCCCGCCGCATCGCTCGCTCACGGCGATCCGCGAGGCGTATCCGCTTTCCGTGCATGGCGTCTGCCTGTCGATCGGCGGCCCGGCTCCGCTTGATCGCGACCATCTCGCCCGCTTTGCCCGCCTCGTCGCGCGCTACCAGCCGGCGCTCGTCTCCGAGCACCTGGCCTGGTCCACGCACGACGGCGCATACTTCAACGACCTGCTGCCGCTGCCCTACACGAAGGCCACGCTCGACCGCGTCTGCGAACACGTCGACCAGGTGCAGACGGCGATCGGCCGGACCCTGCTGCTGGAGAATCCTTCCACCTACGTCGCGTTCGAGGCATCGACGATGAGCGAGACCGAATTCATCGCCGCCATCGCGCGCCGCACCGGCTGCGGCCTGCTGCTCGACATCAACAACGTATTCGTTTCGGCGACCAATCACGGCGAATCGGCGCCACGCTATCTCGCCGCGTTCCCGCTCGACCGGGTCGGCGAAATCCATCTGGCCGGCCACACCGCGCAGCACGACGACGAAGGCGCGCCGCTCCTGATCGACAGCCACGATCGCGCCGTGGCCGACGCCGTCTGGCAGCTCTATGACGACGTGCTGGCGCGCACCGGCCCGCTCCCGACGCTGATCGAATGGGACAGCGCGCTGCCCGACTGGCCGACGCTGCGCGGCGAGGCGCTGGAAGCGCGGCGGCGCCTGTCGGCCGCGGCGCGGGCACGGACATCGGCACGAACGCAGACACCCGCGGAGGCGCCCGATCATGTCAGTTGA
- a CDS encoding penicillin acylase family protein, whose protein sequence is MTFRTRRPMWWLKMLASLVVLVVVLAAAGAFLFLRASLPQLDGEIHAPGLGAPVTATRDALGVPTVTARDRFDLAYGVGYLHAQDRFFQMDYLRRSGAGELAELVGPVALDFDRSHRLFRLRARAEATLAQLPPDQRRLLERYTRGVNDGLAALGARPFEYVLLGARPMRWRPEDSLLAIWAMYFDLQGNLLPRAIARNWLATHASAAQAAFLLPAASALDAPLDAPAISLPAPPLPASAPDGFRAPAATGADTAKQLAELDVRSSIGSNNWVIAGARSANGAAIVGNDMHLGIALPNTWYRAALVTDDGRQPARRVVGVTLAGVPAVVVGSNGEVAWGFTDGYVDGLDLVPVEHDGGDPLAFRVGGRAETARRYDEVIRVHGAASVTLPVTETSLGPVRELDGRPYAIHWIAQAPGAVNLELTRMADAANLDQALRVANESGIPAENVVVGDRAGHIGWSIAGPLPDRRAITGAADAGAWRAALPPEAVPRVVDPAAGQLWTANNRQLAGAAYRLIGDGGADNGARAGQLRDDLAALGHTDEQAAYRVDLDDRARFIAPWRERALRVLDDAALAGHPQRAAFRRLLTQSWDGRASVDSVGYRLARGFLYTLADDVFGGLNARIRRDDAEAAYQLANPRWAVVLERLLDAQPAGWLPAGAANWRDVQLAAIDRTIADVTRDGTPLDQATWGRRNTLRIVHPFAASVPLLGRWLEAPADEVPGDVGMPRVAGPNFGQSERMVVAPGHEAQGIFNMPGGQSGHPLSPFFLAGHEAWVRGEARPFLPGQTRHTLRFAP, encoded by the coding sequence ATGACTTTCCGAACGCGCCGCCCGATGTGGTGGCTCAAGATGCTGGCGAGCCTCGTCGTGCTCGTCGTCGTGCTGGCGGCCGCCGGCGCGTTCCTGTTCCTGCGCGCGAGCCTGCCGCAACTGGACGGCGAGATCCACGCGCCGGGCCTGGGCGCGCCGGTCACGGCCACCCGCGACGCGCTCGGCGTGCCGACCGTGACCGCGCGCGACCGCTTCGATCTCGCCTACGGCGTCGGCTATCTGCACGCGCAAGACCGCTTCTTCCAGATGGACTACCTGCGCCGCAGCGGTGCCGGCGAGCTGGCCGAGCTGGTGGGGCCGGTCGCGCTCGATTTCGATCGCTCGCACCGGCTGTTCCGGCTGCGCGCGCGCGCCGAGGCCACGCTCGCGCAACTGCCGCCCGACCAGCGCCGGCTGCTCGAGCGCTACACGCGGGGCGTCAACGACGGGCTCGCCGCGCTGGGCGCGCGGCCGTTCGAATACGTGCTGCTCGGCGCGCGGCCGATGCGCTGGCGGCCCGAGGATTCGCTGCTGGCGATCTGGGCGATGTACTTCGATCTGCAGGGCAACCTGCTGCCGCGCGCGATCGCGCGCAACTGGCTCGCCACCCACGCGAGCGCGGCGCAGGCTGCCTTCCTGCTGCCGGCCGCCTCGGCGCTCGACGCGCCGCTCGATGCACCCGCCATCAGCCTGCCCGCGCCGCCGCTGCCGGCCAGCGCGCCGGACGGCTTCCGCGCGCCGGCCGCGACCGGTGCCGACACGGCAAAGCAGCTTGCCGAGCTCGATGTCCGCTCGTCGATCGGCAGCAACAATTGGGTGATCGCGGGCGCGCGCAGCGCGAACGGCGCGGCGATCGTCGGCAACGACATGCATCTCGGCATCGCGCTGCCGAACACCTGGTATCGCGCGGCGCTGGTGACGGACGACGGCAGGCAGCCGGCGCGGCGCGTGGTGGGCGTGACGCTGGCCGGGGTGCCCGCGGTGGTGGTGGGCAGCAACGGCGAGGTGGCCTGGGGCTTCACCGACGGCTATGTCGACGGCCTCGACCTGGTGCCGGTCGAGCACGACGGCGGCGATCCGCTCGCGTTTCGCGTCGGCGGCCGGGCCGAGACGGCGCGGCGCTACGACGAAGTGATCCGCGTCCACGGCGCCGCGTCCGTCACGCTGCCGGTGACCGAGACCTCGCTCGGGCCGGTGCGCGAACTCGACGGGCGGCCCTATGCGATCCACTGGATCGCGCAGGCGCCCGGCGCGGTGAACCTCGAACTCACGCGGATGGCCGACGCCGCGAATCTCGACCAGGCGCTGCGCGTGGCGAACGAATCGGGCATCCCGGCCGAGAACGTGGTGGTGGGCGACCGCGCGGGCCATATCGGCTGGTCGATCGCCGGCCCGCTGCCGGACCGCCGCGCGATCACCGGTGCGGCCGATGCCGGCGCCTGGCGGGCGGCGCTGCCGCCCGAGGCCGTGCCGCGCGTGGTCGATCCGGCGGCCGGGCAGCTCTGGACCGCCAACAACCGGCAGCTGGCCGGCGCGGCCTACCGGCTGATCGGCGACGGCGGCGCGGACAACGGCGCGCGCGCGGGCCAGCTGCGCGACGATCTCGCCGCGCTTGGCCACACCGACGAACAGGCCGCCTACCGCGTCGATCTCGACGATCGCGCGCGCTTCATCGCGCCGTGGCGCGAGCGCGCGCTGCGCGTGCTCGACGACGCGGCGCTGGCCGGCCACCCGCAGCGCGCCGCGTTTCGCCGGCTGCTGACGCAGAGCTGGGACGGGCGGGCCAGCGTGGATTCGGTCGGCTACCGGCTCGCGCGCGGCTTCCTCTACACGCTGGCCGACGACGTGTTCGGCGGGCTGAACGCCCGGATCAGGCGCGACGACGCCGAGGCCGCCTACCAGCTCGCCAATCCGCGCTGGGCCGTGGTGCTGGAGCGGCTGCTCGACGCGCAGCCGGCCGGCTGGCTGCCGGCCGGCGCCGCGAACTGGCGCGACGTGCAACTCGCCGCGATCGACCGGACCATCGCCGACGTCACGCGCGATGGCACGCCGCTCGACCAGGCCACCTGGGGCCGGCGCAACACGCTGCGCATCGTGCATCCGTTCGCGGCCAGCGTGCCGCTGCTTGGCCGCTGGCTGGAGGCGCCCGCCGACGAGGTGCCCGGCGACGTCGGCATGCCGCGCGTGGCAGGGCCGAATTTCGGCCAGTCCGAGCGGATGGTGGTGGCGCCGGGGCACGAGGCGCAGGGGATCTTCAACATGCCGGGCGGCCAGAGCGGGCATCCGTTGAGCCCGTTCTTCCTGGCCGGGCACGAGGCCTGGGTAAGGGGCGAGGCGCGGCCGTTCCTGCCCGGCCAGACGCGGCATACGCTGCGCTTCGCGCCGTAG
- a CDS encoding DUF2282 domain-containing protein, with product MSAKKSVNSALIVGAVASLLASVAHAAPLTQAEASAALAAHKEKCYGVALKGQNDCAAGPGTTCQGTSTVDFQGNSWKFVQGGTCASISVPNGGHGSLTPIKS from the coding sequence ATGTCCGCAAAGAAATCGGTCAATTCCGCCCTCATCGTCGGCGCCGTCGCCAGCCTGCTCGCGTCGGTCGCGCACGCCGCGCCGCTGACGCAAGCCGAGGCGAGCGCAGCGCTGGCCGCCCACAAGGAGAAGTGCTACGGCGTCGCGCTGAAAGGCCAGAACGATTGCGCGGCAGGTCCCGGCACGACCTGCCAGGGCACCTCGACGGTCGATTTCCAGGGCAACTCGTGGAAGTTCGTCCAGGGCGGCACGTGCGCCAGCATCTCCGTGCCGAACGGCGGCCACGGCTCGCTGACGCCGATCAAGTCGTAA
- a CDS encoding DUF4148 domain-containing protein, producing MKKLTTLAIALCALSVPALSFAQSSAPVTRAQVYAELVALEQAGYVPSGGESTDYPAALQAAEAKVSADQAQRAAAAHGERSASMPAADCVGPASYCNVYFGS from the coding sequence ATGAAGAAGCTGACCACCCTCGCCATCGCACTCTGCGCCCTGTCGGTTCCGGCACTGTCGTTCGCGCAATCGAGCGCGCCCGTCACGCGCGCGCAGGTCTACGCCGAACTCGTCGCGCTGGAGCAGGCCGGCTACGTGCCGTCCGGCGGCGAGAGCACCGATTACCCGGCCGCGCTGCAGGCCGCCGAGGCGAAGGTCTCGGCCGACCAGGCACAGCGCGCGGCGGCCGCGCACGGCGAGCGTTCGGCCTCGATGCCCGCGGCCGACTGCGTCGGTCCGGCCAGCTACTGCAACGTGTACTTCGGCAGCTGA